In the genome of Paenibacillus sp. GP183, the window ATCAAGTACGCTTTCGTCCCGGCTCACAGCGGCCTCATTTTCCATATTCACATTAAATCCATGAGAGATCATGGTGGCGTTGGTGATGCTTAATTGTAGTTGGTTTGCAACTATCGTCTGCTTCACCGACTTCTTCAGCAGCTGGATCTGCATTGGAGTTTGATTGGAAACGCCGAAATGCCGCACTTTTCCCGAGCTTTCAAGAATATCGAAAGCTTCCGCCACCTCTTCAGGTTCAATCAAGGTGTCCGGACGGTGCAGAAGCAGAATGTCCAGATACTCGGTTTTCAGCCGCTTCAAGATGCCATCTACCGACTCTAAAATATGCTCCTTGGAAAAGTCGAACATACCCTTCCGAATGCCGCATTTGGATTGCAGGATGAGCTTTTCACGATTATTCGAATTCATTTGGATGGCATCCGCGAATATTTCCTCACAGGCTCCGCCGCCGTATATATCCGCATGGTCGAAGAAATTCGCACC includes:
- a CDS encoding aldo/keto reductase produces the protein MRTIKLGTSTLEVPVVAVGCMRINSLDKTGAEQFIQAALEEGANFFDHADIYGGGACEEIFADAIQMNSNNREKLILQSKCGIRKGMFDFSKEHILESVDGILKRLKTEYLDILLLHRPDTLIEPEEVAEAFDILESSGKVRHFGVSNQTPMQIQLLKKSVKQTIVANQLQLSITNATMISHGFNVNMENEAAVSRDESVLDFCRLNDITIQPWSPFQYGFFEGVFLGNDKFPELNKKIDEIAEKYEVSNTTIAIAWLLRHPAQMQPVTGTMNIKRIQDCCKASDIYLTREEWYGIYRAAGNVLP